AAAGTGTGGGGAATGAGTGCtgaaaaatatacaaacatacgtacCACAGATAAATACTATAAAATATGGAAACTTTAGTAAAAAAATATCAAAGTTCAAGACCTGAACATGCAACAAGCTGCAGCCAAACAAGAAAGCATTAATAAAGAAAATCCAAAAACAATACTCTGCATTTAACaaaactacaaacatacatagataaaacaaacatatatatgatatataaaaTCATTGCAagcatttacatttacatacgaGCAactattttcaacaaaaaataaaaataaataaaaaatttaaacaaagaaGCAAGAATAAGCCCAATAAATAAAGCTACTAGTTTCTTACAAAATGAACAAATAAActttaaaatacaaaaacaatatttaaataTTGAATATAAAATTTAAGCGCTTTCATCTATTTGTACCCCCAAAAATCTCACATTAATGCATACTGAATATACTGAAAACATGCGTAGTAGAAAATTATGAGGTTCACACCCGAATTTTCCGGCCAGCATGATCCATTTATTCATAAACATAGCCTaatgcatatttacatacaaacataggTGCATTGTAAGTAATGAGGCATACCTAAAAGGCGCTTTAAAAAGCAACAACAGCATTTGACATCACATTCAACGTATGGCATGCAGACTGTGTTGTGAGAAATGAATGCAGCAAACATAATTAGACCGCTATTCGCTCTTCAAAACGGGTcctctttgaaaaaaatattcggtaaaatgaataaattttttttttgctgagttCACCTAGTGTTTTTTGAAGTTTTACAGCGTTCTTTGAAGGAAACATTTTGAACCATTTTAACCCAATAAGTTGATTTATTGTAAATCTCGGTATAGGGGCtgtcatatatttttatttagagtAATACCTAGAAATAACTTTTTGTTTTAAGATATTACACAATTCGCAAACAATTCGAGTCTCTTACAAACACGTACAAGCTCCGCTCTGTATTGGTTGCCGAAAATGGACCATTCTTTTCTGACCTAAACGTAAATCAATTAAATGGTTTTTAAATCCGACTCGGGTTTTATAAGAAGTTCCATATTCAGAACGTTTCTTAGGCCCATTTTCATCATATCCAGTTTGTCACTTATCTATAAGTTATCTAAGTTCTCGTTTTCTCCAGGCTAACTGCAGCATCGACTGTCAGttaagtgcaaagaaaaagtgtGAGCAAAAGTCTGTATTGTTGGTTTTCGTGTATTTGCAATAGATCTTTGCTATTTGTTcaaccaaatattcacaataatcgATTTAAGCTGGCTGTTTTTTTGGTCACCATGTGTGggtgaaaacgaaaatgtcaaatgaagcttTATCCTCCAAATAAATTCTGTCTTACTTAGAGATGGTGAAAACGGGACTTTGTACATTAGCATGCCATTTTTGAAACAGGGAGGCGTAACTTCTTACATAAAACGAGGCAGGGAGTTTCTCTCTACCGAGATCACAAGCAGCAAGCTTTGTTTTGTTCAAAACAATTGTACAATATTTCTAAAGTAAAATAACAAGTTTGACCGTTGAAGTGCATTCTCAATGCGTAGACGGAGTTCTGTTAAGAGTGCTAGTCTCTGGAAAAAAACAGTAGTAGGTTTGGGAAAAAAGCAACGAAATGTATCCACTTTTCATCCTACAGATAGATAACATTGATTGTTACCACtatgtgatggcagcgtgctcgcTTACGACACCAGGAAAAGCTACATCAATATGTTTAGAACAAactaatttcaattataaataatttttttttaaacagggtCGCCCCTGTCGCGCCAGTGGTTCATCTGCTTTTGGATGACGTTCCGAGACAGCATAAAAAGTAGGTCCCTCCacgccaatttgaaggaaaaattaaaaagtagcctTAGTCTTAATCTTCTTGGATATATATCACACGttgcatatattttatttaattctacCCAAAAATCATGCATTAAAGCAATAAAGTCCAACACAACCTTGGGAATGCGTGCAACAAATAAGAAGTTCATACTCCTTAGATATCGTGCCAGGTGAATCTTTGGTTTAGAAGACGCTATAGAGGGGTGAGTGCTGAACATATGATTTACCAACTTACAAACTCACTTAGTTTAGATATGTGGAATCACTTCCCGTAGAGGCAAAGCTACATGCTAGTTTGAGCCAGTctgaaatttgtaaaattatatacatatttacgttCCCGACTAATCTTTCTTTGAGAATGCATAAAAGTCTGAAAAGAGTAAGACCGTATTTACATAGAACTAATGCGGCGATCTTTGCTTTAAAGCTGTGACAGCTTCAGATGTTAACAATATCTCAACTTTTTGCTTCGCCTTACATTCAAAAAACGTTGTGTGGCAAGATATACGTATGTGCATTGAGCATTGAACTCATTTGTCAGGCAAAGCAACGCAACAAAGTATTCTATATAAATCTGGTATAACAGATGGAAGATAATGCTCAGACGTTAGTAAGGCGTAATCTAGAGCTTTGCAAAACCGTACcgcgaaaataaaaaacaagtcaAGTTTCTTCaggaatttttttggaaaaggtGATAGAAAATTACCTGGTAAAATTAGAAGAAACTTTAATTTAAGGAAAATGAGGAAGACCCAAAATATAAGTGGTAATGATGCGACCAATGAAGCCTTAAGCTCGTTTTAGGTTACCAAAAAGATCCCCAAGAACGAATAAGAATTGGAAGCTTATTGCCTTCAGTGTCTCAGCCCTCAAAAAATTATCGCTTTCCAAGAATTTTTTTGAAAGCATAAAAAGTTTACGGTACAAGTTTTGAGCTTGGTTTGTGGTTCACTTGTAATTGATGGTTCAACGCCAAACAAGATCGACAGCTCTTActgatatttgattttttttctactttCTAATGTGTTGCAAAATATTGCAGACACATAAGATTGGAAGACCCGAAGACCTGAAATAAACGAAGCAATATCGACCTTagacatgaaatataaaaaaattctaaagcctGACACAAAAAATTTCTAATATCTAAAGAAGTAAGTGTCGAATACTTTGGAATATAGCAATTTTGTGTTCCAAAAAAACTGaatgtttgtttttgtatttcatttaagtcggtaaatatattattttcaatTGAGTTtcgaaaaataaattgtttttttaaattgatcGAGTAAGCTGCTTTTGTTTCGCGCATCACTGTGCAGGCATACACTCATAGACATCAATCTACTTAATACATAAGTATGTAAGTATGCACAACAGGTATGTAACGTAACATTTCAAATTGCAACATCATTATCATGTTCATAATCATTAACAAAACAATTGTGGAAATGAGGTAAAGAAAAagcatattaataataaatataaaaagcaGGATATGTATTTGAATCGAATACATAACTATGAAGAAAGATATAtacaatacatacaaatataagcatataaaggagaaaaaattgtaaacaataaaaaataattataactaTCGAAACGGAAATgacaaaagttaaaataaaatagcaaATCAAATGAATAAAAACTCGAAACAGTCAAAATATTAtaccatataaaaaatataaaaaaaagatgaaaaagcgagaaaaaataaaacacagtTCGAAAATAAATTTGGTTCTACTTTAATTTATACAAGGTAATCAAATGCACAATGATCATTTCCACTAAGAGAACTGAGACCATATTTCACCCGCTCTTCTGcttttgcttccataggcggcgaTTCTCTTATCAACGGACCTTAATATACCCGCTGTATGTATGTCTGtcgcaatatatagcctctccaaacccaattgtaaaccttacctattcgtggcgaatcccgtttcattaacagccggggctctggcgaactcctcatggatctaggggatgggagggcggtatggcctagaaggtcgcatgtggtaataacaaatctgcatccggcaaaggaccatcaactcgataacactccccaaagccttcggggagtgtccttatcgctacaacaaaacatTTTATCCCGATACATCAGCTTTTTTTAAGCGAACACGGGCTCCCTACAAGCTGACCACATTAGAATATATGTCatattattgttacgaatattagcatcactaagcgatactagcatcactaagtcgatactaagcagccactcgtatttacgtaaacaaatcaatcataatatacacacatacatacaaggcagcagagagatactcacaaacgcatgccatcatcagacgaagtagtactcacatatacacacgcttatggctacaaactacaaatatacatgtatatggctggtaaccaagcatgaagttcatgaaattactagaccttaggagaaatgggtgaacgaggaagccgagagtataaaagcagcgcatgctgaggcatgactaagcagtttgatttaaacacgcagtTAGTTGTGAAGttagagttattgtgaagtactctcaaagcagtctaataaagaccattttgctttattgaatattggagttatttattcaacagtttaccgattcgaacgttagcagaaggtttggaatatgCGGAACTTCACAAATTTCTTTACAATataaaagagttaaaaaaaatataccgtGAATATTCTCTATTTTCACCGGGGAGCCTATTTTGGATACCACTGTAGTCATACTGCTTCATGTGTCAGCATGTAGACTCCCTAAGTATTATGGCTCCAATAGCTTTAAGGCGCATGTTAAGATCCAGATGCAGTTGGTTGAGGATAATATTTCACGCGTTCGTTAGAAATGACCTAAGTGCTCCTGTTACTCCTGCACATGCCGCCTGTTGCCTTTTGTTGAGCTTTTTTTAATGTTGTGTCACTTGTCAGGAGCTGGCCACCACACTATCGCTTTGTAAAATAGGAAGGGCCTTATCACTGTTGTGTAAATTCTTAGATCACAGTTTCTGCTAACTATTATCTAGCACAGGAAGCAAACGATGTGCACCTTCTCTGACTTCGTTGACTTTCCAGCTTGGTTTGTTGTCGACGCCAATGAAATTAACCCTTGTGTCATTGAGTGAAGGCAGTCAAAGTTGAGGTATTTGATTCTTCTACTGAAGAATATTGGTTCTTCCATACTTGGATTAACATTGAGGGCACTCGGGGCAGACCCGGTTTGTATCCTGCTAACCGAACTAAACGCCCAAACTGCAATAAAACCGTCATTAGCATATTCTACCACCTTTATTTCATTCTTATCGAGCCCGCATAGTACCTCGATCAATGCTACAACCCTAAGTAGTGGGTAGAGAACCCCGCTCTGGGTTGTTCCTCTCCTCACGTTTCGGGTCGTTGTCAGCGAGCCCATGTCTGCTTCTTCAACATTGATTGCGTCCATTCGAAAGTGTGGTTGTCCTATCCGGCCATTTGGATTGCTTGAACAGTGCTGATTTTAATGTTATTGAATTGAAGGCAGCTGGGTTGAAATGCTTGCAGTGGAGTGATCTTTCTTCATAGCCAATGAGTTCATGGAGGGCACTTTTCTGTTGACATGTCCcagttgttgttgaagcgataaggacactcctcgaaggttttgttCCATGAGGAAactggggtcgtcagagcctcggcaaCTGAaaaaacagtattcgccacgggtaggtgaggttaacaattgggttggagaagctctaaattgcgctggcaaccccttgaaaggattgcgctacacagcgcctggaatcaattgggtattttacgtgcctcttacgacgggcgtacatgccgcgggtatattttaaacACCCTAACCCGATGGGGCCCCTCAAATATGCATGCTGCACATTTGAAAGGCCTCGACTTGTTATGGTTGATGTGATGTAGATGTCCAAAgccggtaattctatacgaaagcatgaTATTGTTAATACATGTCTAAaactgtttttttgttgttgttgtagcagtttgtCTAAAACTATCGAGAGGGGTATCAGAACACGCGAAGACAACAAATTTACGTCTATCAAAAGATATCAACGCAAAGCGGAAAAAAGatccggagtgctccgaaaccgggaggtgggatccatagtatttttgtgcaaaacacctttctgcattggtggccttcggcctcggttataaaaaattaccctcggtgggtccaacatcggtttggagaccaaaactatatccgcgtaaAACACTtgtgggtaattctttactttagggtacaactgctaaaactcgtccaaaaatatggggagtggtgtcaaaagacgcgctttggacccaggatcacgaaacCGAAAGCGGTAATAGGAAATTATGtttcttttcggagatatttgaaaacaaaattgacaatttttatgaggttgttgtaattttgatgattttggggtacccacaagaaaaacggtgggtaaaagtgttttgcgcacatatagatttggtctccaaaccggtgttggacccgaaggccgccaatgtagaaaggtgttctgcgcaaaaatactatggatcccaccaccAGTTTCGGAGCGCTCCGTGCCATTTTGCGGTTTttaggaaatatcttttgacagaaataaaatttggaatttccgctttcggattcctgggatcaaaacgcgtcttttgacacctctcggtaaaagtctagttgaggggtcgactgctaatacgctatatataaaaatatcgagagaggtgtcaaaacacgcgtattaatctcgagaacaataaaccgaaggcggaaaagaaaaattttatctctgtgttcacaatttttttgtgggtactccaAAATCATCACAATTACAACAACCACgagcaaattttcaatttctcttGCAAAATATCTCTTAATAGATCCACCTCCGTGTtgggattcgcgatcctggatccaaaacgtgTCCCCTCTTCATATTTTTGGACGTCTAGTATGAGTGTCATGCTGTCCTATAGAATTACCCAAAGCCTTTTAAGAATAAAGGCTTATTTGCTTATAGCCTTCGGAATTTTCGCGTGTTCGTCTGCCCTCACAAGGCAGGAACTTTACTTTTATTCAATATACAATAACAATACTGCTGACAGCGAAAGTAGTGACAGAACCCGGTAGCCGGTTCATATAAATAGTCCCAACTAATCCGATCTGGTTACTCTTACACATTCGCTGTCAAAATGCAGCTGTGCTCTGATTTGTTTACAAATGCGATTCAagggttttttgttgttgtacaccGCATACAGCTGTCAACCGGGCTTTGACTATTCCATTGCTTCGTGCGTATTTGATTGTTTTGATTGGACCACGCGTACACCAAGCAAAGCAACAGCCGCGAAAGCCAAAACAAAATGACGTGGACAACTTTTCTAATCTCGGCATTTTTGCTTATTTGTTTTCTTACATTTACTGCATCAAATAATGGAGAAACACAAGAAATCTATAAGCCATGGTATGAGAATTTGCCGGCGGTAGCAATGGATTATAAAGTCCACATTGATGCTGGAAAAGAGGATTGCTATTTCCAATATGTTCAGCCGGGTGCCACATTTTATGTTTCATTTAGTGTAAGCGGTGCAATGatgtggttttttttttggtatgggaCATGTGCAATTAATATTTTGCTACGCTTGTTTAATTTTAGGTGGTGCGTGGGGGTGATGGCATGGCTGGATTTGCTGTTCGTAATCCAAAAAATGAAGTTGTGAAACCATATCAATGGCAAGCCACTGCGGATTACACAGATCAAGTATCGCCTGGTGGCTATTACTCTGTGTGTATTGATAACCAATTTTCACGTTTTGCCAGCAAATTAGTGAATATTTATATCACAGTGGTAAAATATGATGCGTGGGACAAATATGCTAAAG
The Eurosta solidaginis isolate ZX-2024a chromosome 5, ASM4086904v1, whole genome shotgun sequence DNA segment above includes these coding regions:
- the loj gene encoding transmembrane emp24 domain-containing protein 5 codes for the protein MTWTTFLISAFLLICFLTFTASNNGETQEIYKPWYENLPAVAMDYKVHIDAGKEDCYFQYVQPGATFYVSFSVVRGGDGMAGFAVRNPKNEVVKPYQWQATADYTDQVSPGGYYSVCIDNQFSRFASKLVNIYITVVKYDAWDKYAKEIQEMHLNLKNFTVTLGTVERNINEMLSYQSYSRNREARDYALLNDNNSYIQTFSICQILVIFAACSVQVFFVRKLFDVKLSSKTRI